A section of the Spirosoma pollinicola genome encodes:
- a CDS encoding GNAT family N-acetyltransferase, translating into MANYTFLLQYSPQPDTIPTFCQPGFLFNEVQHLNQQSGGEFYLLSALHQETKQAEARCSFFMAHTQAISPIAAPFGSIEFTAALPDAALDQFILVLTDAARQAGATHLRLVNYPHCYAAWQTDRLIQALLTYGFTLAERNQTFFLPVDNRLFENSIVPAEQRRLRKCRKANFTFAHWQTPVIAEVVEFIQNTRQQQGYPLTICADRLTGLLHEFPDQFVVFSVHNGPQLIALTIAVRVRHDILYNFMPASDPAYNSFSPMVLLIAGIYGYCQQQKIQLFDLGMALDSNRQLKPGLMRFKRNLGAQESPKFVFEKAL; encoded by the coding sequence ATGGCTAACTACACCTTTTTACTTCAGTATAGTCCACAACCCGATACGATTCCGACTTTCTGCCAACCGGGCTTTTTATTTAATGAGGTACAACATCTCAATCAACAATCTGGTGGTGAATTCTATTTATTATCGGCCCTACATCAGGAGACTAAACAGGCAGAGGCACGTTGCTCCTTTTTTATGGCCCATACTCAGGCAATCAGCCCCATTGCGGCTCCATTTGGCTCTATCGAGTTCACAGCGGCACTTCCCGATGCTGCATTAGATCAATTTATTCTTGTCCTTACTGACGCTGCTCGCCAGGCAGGAGCCACGCACTTGCGACTCGTAAACTATCCGCACTGTTATGCAGCATGGCAAACAGATCGGCTGATTCAGGCATTATTGACATACGGATTCACATTGGCCGAGCGTAACCAAACCTTCTTCTTACCCGTTGACAACAGGCTATTTGAAAACTCTATTGTTCCGGCAGAGCAACGGCGACTACGCAAATGCCGGAAAGCCAATTTCACGTTTGCACACTGGCAAACACCCGTAATAGCCGAAGTCGTTGAATTTATTCAGAACACCCGCCAACAGCAAGGTTACCCATTAACGATTTGCGCTGACCGATTAACGGGCTTACTGCACGAATTTCCGGATCAATTTGTGGTGTTTTCAGTGCATAATGGCCCGCAGTTAATCGCGTTGACGATAGCCGTTCGCGTTCGACACGACATCTTATACAATTTCATGCCCGCGTCAGATCCTGCTTACAACTCGTTCAGTCCGATGGTTCTGCTTATAGCTGGCATTTACGGGTATTGCCAGCAACAGAAAATTCAGCTATTCGATTTAGGGATGGCGCTTGATAGTAACCGGCAACTGAAACCAGGATTGATGCGTTTTAAACGGAACCTTGGCGCACAGGAGTCACCGAAGTTTGTTTTCGAAAAGGCCCTCTAG
- a CDS encoding Ppx/GppA phosphatase family protein, protein MKLAAIDIGSNAARLQISTVLHNDNLVSFKRVEYVRFPLRLGHDVFNFGALTPESEVRTTKLLQAYKLLMELHEVEDYMACATSAMREASNGQEVAKRIGDLTGIKINIIDGRREAELINDVVVHALDDRQYLHIDVGGGSTELNVYVNREKINSKSFKIGSVRLLEGKEHKGAWRKIEDWVEENIDSSQEVTAVGTGGNISKLFNLASKISETETTLSEIERIRDFIAGFSQEDRINKLRLNADRADVIVPAADIYTSVMKWAGASKIIVPDLGLKDGIIQLVYAHLSKQKRVL, encoded by the coding sequence TTGAAACTGGCAGCCATTGATATCGGTTCGAACGCAGCCCGTCTACAAATTTCGACGGTATTGCACAACGACAACCTCGTTAGCTTTAAGCGCGTTGAATATGTCCGTTTCCCGCTTCGACTGGGTCACGATGTGTTCAATTTCGGGGCATTAACACCCGAAAGCGAAGTACGGACAACTAAACTTTTGCAGGCCTATAAGCTGCTGATGGAACTTCACGAGGTCGAAGATTACATGGCCTGTGCCACCTCGGCTATGCGGGAGGCATCTAACGGACAGGAAGTTGCCAAACGGATTGGCGACTTGACCGGTATAAAAATTAACATCATCGACGGTCGTAGAGAAGCCGAGCTAATCAATGATGTGGTCGTTCATGCGTTAGACGATCGGCAATATCTACACATTGATGTTGGCGGGGGCAGCACGGAGTTGAACGTGTATGTGAACCGCGAAAAGATCAACTCCAAATCCTTCAAAATTGGCTCTGTTCGGTTACTGGAGGGTAAGGAGCATAAAGGAGCGTGGCGCAAAATAGAAGATTGGGTTGAAGAGAATATTGACTCCTCGCAGGAAGTTACAGCCGTTGGTACCGGTGGCAACATTAGCAAACTGTTTAATCTGGCGTCTAAAATTTCAGAAACAGAAACCACCCTATCCGAAATTGAGCGCATTCGGGATTTCATTGCGGGTTTCAGCCAGGAAGATCGTATCAATAAACTTCGCCTGAACGCCGACCGGGCCGATGTGATCGTACCAGCCGCTGATATTTATACCTCTGTCATGAAATGGGCAGGAGCCAGCAAGATCATTGTGCCAGACTTAGGCCTGAAAGATGGAATCATCCAGCTGGTTTACGCCCACCTCAGCAAACAAAAACGAGTATTGTAA